TGAAGATTTAGGACAAATGTTGTTGTAAACTATTTGATgatgaaattgtttgtaattttttgctttgttgcaaTAAATCCGCGTTTGTTGATAGCATTTGAAATATATAATATGATGTGAAATCTGGGTAACATTTGGCAATATCTGTGCCTTTCACACCGTAACAGCACACTTAATTTCATAGGCAGCATATCTTTCCAGATTCAACAGCACACAGATAACATTGAACAAGATTGAACAGATAAATAACATTCTTGATTCAAGTTTAAATATTACTACCCTTGTTATTTTATCGTAAAGCCTATCGTTTCTTTGTACACTTTCAACCACAGCTCAAAGCGATGTTTTACTTTGCATTATCGAGGAAATCCTTTGCCTCATTAATCTTTGCAGCCAAATACGGTGAACCACCGCGATCAGGATGATTAAGCAACATAATTTTCTTATGAGCATCCTTCACCTAGAACAACGTAGAAGAACCGATTCGATTACCCTCTTGTTCACGCCTTGAAACCAACCTGTTCGTATATCTACCTTTCCCTTCGATGCTGATGGGCTTACGCCGAGAATTAGGGAAGCTTCGCGTTTGTTCATTTTCTGTTCGAATCCTCCCCGATAATATTTCGAATTGGCCATCATTTCTGCATCGAATTTCGGAAGGTTTTTCAGTGCTTCTTGCATTTTCGTCGCAGCATTCGGCATTTGGCGCATGAGTGCTCTTCCGCCGTATCCAACCACAGCGAGGCCCAAACCGGCCAGAATAATCGAAGAAGTCTGTAGCAAAATAGCAGGTACCGTTAATGTATAAACTACCGCGCGAAAAAATACTCTACTTTACCATTTGTTTAGCTGGTTTCACAATCCGTTCTAGATTACGTGCTTTCCTgcagaaaataaacaatcattCCTCAATGTGATGAAAGTGACAGCATCTAACCTGTCAAAGCGATAGCTGCCACAAAATGACAGTATTGTAAGTTTCAGTTCAGTGGCTGGCGGCTGTCACGAGCTGTCATCGAACAGCAACTTCCGTTCTTTTTGATCGTGAAGTGTAACCATGGCGGTCGGCAAAAATAAGGGTGTCTCTAAAGGAGGCAAGAAAGGTTCGAAAAAGAAGGTCGTGGATCCGTTCACGCGCAAGGACTGGTACGATGTGAAAGCCCCGAACATGTTCAAGAACCGCCAGGTCGGAAAAACCCTGGTGAACCGTACCCAGGGCACGCGCATCGCTTCCGACGGTCTGAAGGGCCGCGTGTTTGAGGTGTCGTTGGCCGACCTGCAGAACGAACCTGATGCGGAGAGATCTTTCCGCAAGTTCAAGCTGGTGGCCGAGAGCGTGAATGGCCGTGATGTTCTTACCAACTTCCACGGTATGGACCTGACGACCGACAAGCTGCGGTAAGTGCCGGAGtaatgtgcgtgcgtgtgtgtgtgtgcttgtgaaGTTGCGGTCGTGCCGCGTCATATAGACAACAAATGCGGCTTTCACCGAACCGCGGAAGCGCATGTGTCTCGTATATCGCTAATTCTATTTTACTCCTTTGCTTCATAGATCCATGGTCAAGAAATGGCAAACCCTGATCGAGTGCTCGGTTGATGTGAAGACCACCGATGGCTTCGTACTGCGCGTGTTCTGCATCGGATTCACCATCAAGGACTCGATGTCGCAGCGCAAGACCTGCTACGCGCAACACTCGCAGATCAAGAACATCCGCGCTAAGATGACGGCCATCATCAAGCGTGAGATCACCAGCACGGATCTGAAGGGTGTGGTGGAAAAACTGCTGCCCGATTCGATTGCCAAGGATATCGAGAAGGCATGCCAGGTTGTGTACCCCCTGCACGATGTCTACATCCGTAAGGTAAGCATTGCTTTAAGCCGCAGTTTCGGTTGTGCAAGTGGCAGGAATTGGTTGCTGAAGCTTCCTGCAAGTGTGTGCTTTAACGTTCGTGTTACGAATTCTTCGCTTCCCGGTGTTGTTGTAGGTGAAGGTACTGAAGAAGCCACGTTTCGATCTGTCCAGTCTGATGGAACTGCACGGTGACGGTGGTGGTAAGGCTGCTGAAGTGTCGACCGGTGCGGCTTCCGGTGTCGTCGTTGACCGCCCAGAAGGTTACGAGCCACCAGTGCAGACATCTGTTTAAGTATCCGCGCGCGCGGTAGTTTAGGTGGAAGGGTCGTGAAAGATGTCAACTCACCATTCATCTGCTGGGTTTATGGTGTGGTTTGGCTTATACAAAAGTATAATTTCCAACAAGAATAGGGTTGCCGGCGTTTGGACAGGAAGCAACATGGAGACACACAACAATTAAgagaggaaacaaaaatacaacattcGAGAGCGTTGTGTAAACAGGAGAGTTGTATCTTTATTGGTAGCTTTAGTTTGGTAGTCGGAAAGAAAACAGGTATCTGTTTCGTTTTAGGACATCCGGATATTATTTGCTGTGCGGTTTTCGGTATGTATCGTTTAATG
The Anopheles moucheti chromosome 2, idAnoMoucSN_F20_07, whole genome shotgun sequence genome window above contains:
- the LOC128299309 gene encoding mitochondrial import inner membrane translocase subunit TIM14 isoform X1 codes for the protein MTSSIILAGLGLAVVGYGGRALMRQMPNAATKMQEALKNLPKFDAEMMANSKYYRGGFEQKMNKREASLILGVSPSASKGKVKDAHKKIMLLNHPDRGGSPYLAAKINEAKDFLDNAK
- the LOC128299308 gene encoding 40S ribosomal protein S3a, with amino-acid sequence MAVGKNKGVSKGGKKGSKKKVVDPFTRKDWYDVKAPNMFKNRQVGKTLVNRTQGTRIASDGLKGRVFEVSLADLQNEPDAERSFRKFKLVAESVNGRDVLTNFHGMDLTTDKLRSMVKKWQTLIECSVDVKTTDGFVLRVFCIGFTIKDSMSQRKTCYAQHSQIKNIRAKMTAIIKREITSTDLKGVVEKLLPDSIAKDIEKACQVVYPLHDVYIRKVKVLKKPRFDLSSLMELHGDGGGKAAEVSTGAASGVVVDRPEGYEPPVQTSV
- the LOC128299309 gene encoding mitochondrial import inner membrane translocase subunit TIM14 isoform X2, with protein sequence MRQMPNAATKMQEALKNLPKFDAEMMANSKYYRGGFEQKMNKREASLILGVSPSASKGKVKDAHKKIMLLNHPDRGGSPYLAAKINEAKDFLDNAK